Proteins encoded together in one Cicer arietinum cultivar CDC Frontier isolate Library 1 chromosome 4, Cicar.CDCFrontier_v2.0, whole genome shotgun sequence window:
- the LOC101493409 gene encoding uncharacterized protein isoform X1: MNVTRFSFRHTPHYFINLSVYLSRSFAMDTLSAGKEISYKEAFDSGPNKSFADRIIPHILRLYGSCATSHDFEIYAQDASFEDPLMRAHGVKQIKSAFYSLPKVFGESKIVEYSVEENMVSPGKGEILIDNKQHYKFLGKDIDMVSLIKLSVEEGKVVRHEDWWDKKPISNRDTVKLPLLGRVAEMTRRGSMLATHVFMRFGKDPTV, translated from the exons ATGAATGTGACGCGTTTTAGTTTTAGACACACACCACATTACTTCATAAACTTGTCAGTTTACCTTTCCAGAAGTTTTGCAATGGATACTTTATCTGCTG GAAAGGAAATCAGTTACAAAGAGGCTTTCGATTCTGGTCCCAATAAAAGTTTTGCTGATCGCATAATTCCACATATTCTGCGTCT ATATGGATCCTGTGCCACGTCTCATGATTTTGAAATCTATGCTCAGGATGCTTCTTTTGAGGATCCCCTTATGCGTGCACATGG GGTGAAGCAGATCAAATCAGCATTCTATTCTCTTCCAAAG GTATTTGGTGAGTCAAAGATTGTGGAATACAGTGTTGAAGAAAATATGGTTTCACCAGGTAAAGGAGAG ATATTAATTGACAATAAGCAACACTATAAATTCTTGGGGAAGGATATAGATATGGTATCGCTTATCAAGTTGTCTGTTGAGGAGGGTAAAGTTGTTCGCCATGAAGACTG GTGGGACAAAAAACCAATTTCTAATCGAGATACAGTAAAGCTGCCATTGCTTGGCCGAGTTGCAGAAATGACTCGCAGGGGATCAATGCTGGCAACTCATGTGTTTATGAGGTTCGGGAAGGACCCAACTGTGTGA
- the LOC101493409 gene encoding uncharacterized protein isoform X2 has translation MNVTRFSFRHTPHYFINLSVYLSRSFAMDTLSAGKEISYKEAFDSGPNKSFADRIIPHILRLYGSCATSHDFEIYAQDASFEDPLMRAHGYLVSQRLWNTVLKKIWFHQILIDNKQHYKFLGKDIDMVSLIKLSVEEGKVVRHEDWWDKKPISNRDTVKLPLLGRVAEMTRRGSMLATHVFMRFGKDPTV, from the exons ATGAATGTGACGCGTTTTAGTTTTAGACACACACCACATTACTTCATAAACTTGTCAGTTTACCTTTCCAGAAGTTTTGCAATGGATACTTTATCTGCTG GAAAGGAAATCAGTTACAAAGAGGCTTTCGATTCTGGTCCCAATAAAAGTTTTGCTGATCGCATAATTCCACATATTCTGCGTCT ATATGGATCCTGTGCCACGTCTCATGATTTTGAAATCTATGCTCAGGATGCTTCTTTTGAGGATCCCCTTATGCGTGCACATGG GTATTTGGTGAGTCAAAGATTGTGGAATACAGTGTTGAAGAAAATATGGTTTCACCAG ATATTAATTGACAATAAGCAACACTATAAATTCTTGGGGAAGGATATAGATATGGTATCGCTTATCAAGTTGTCTGTTGAGGAGGGTAAAGTTGTTCGCCATGAAGACTG GTGGGACAAAAAACCAATTTCTAATCGAGATACAGTAAAGCTGCCATTGCTTGGCCGAGTTGCAGAAATGACTCGCAGGGGATCAATGCTGGCAACTCATGTGTTTATGAGGTTCGGGAAGGACCCAACTGTGTGA